From Terriglobales bacterium:
GACGGCAAGTTTCCACCAGCCAGACTGAATCGGCGCGATCGGCAGGGCTGTCGCAGCGACCACCAAAACATCGGCCACCAGCAGAGTCCACGCGACCGCCCGAATTGCCCTCGCCCAGCCCGGTCGCAGCGATTCCAGCCACTGCTCGCCCCATACACTGCCGGCCGCATACAACATCGGATAACCCGCGCCCAGGTAGTACCATCGGCCTTTGGCGATGACAAAAAGAATCAGCGGCACTAAATACATCCAGCCAAGTACGCGGAAGCGCTTCCCCAATTTCGACAGCAGGTAGTAATAAATACCCGCCATCGCCAGCGGAAATCCAAACATCGTCAGCTCTAATTGACGGGGTAGGAAATTCTTTGTGCGTCCAATGCGCACATCCCGCGCGTGAATATGCCGCAGGAACTCCAGAGATATGAAATGGTGTTGCGCCTGCCAGATGAGATTGGGCAGAAATATCAGTAACGACAGAGCCACACCACACCAGAGCCACTTGCTGGTGAGGTACCGGCGGGCATCCGTAATCACCACGCCCACGACTAATCCCGCCACCAGAAAGACCATGGTGTACTTCGACATCATGCCCAATCCGATGGCGCTCCCGATCGCCAGCCACCAGCGCGGATCATCAGACCTGAGGAGACGAAGCACAAAATATGCCACCAGCACCCAACACAAGTAGTCGAAGGAGACGTATTGCATTAGGGCGCCCGCGCCCAGGCAGAACGGCGTGGCGGCCACGGCAGCCACCAACTGAGCCCCTCGCCGCCCTCCCAACTCGCGCGCCATGAGCCCGGTGAGAAGTACGGCCAGCGCTTGTGCCAGAGCTGCAAACACTCGGAAACCCGCGAGCGAAGTTCCAAACACCACGAGCGACAGTCGAGCGAAGAATGGGGTCACTGGAGGATACGCCACGTAACCCCAAGCCAGGTGACGTGCGTCGTCGAGCGTAGCTAACTCGTCGCGGTGAAACCCGTATCGCCCCCCCGTCAAGAGATGGACGACCACAGTTCCTGCGGCCAGATACCCTAAAACCGCGAGATCACTGGACCACACAGATTTGCTGGTTGCAACAACTTCCTTTGGGAGAACTGAATTGCCGGCGCCGACCTGGGTATCCATGAACCAATCCTAGCCCAGGCACCCGCTTCGAAGCCGGGGTGCAGAAAGGAACTTGAGGGTGCCCCACTCTAGCCGTCCTTTGGCTAGGGTGGGGTAGTTCTTCGACCTATGGTGCCCCAGGTCCCCGCCATGTATCTCAGGGCTAACGTGGAATGGCTAGCATCGAGCCTACC
This genomic window contains:
- a CDS encoding glycosyltransferase family 39 protein, giving the protein MDTQVGAGNSVLPKEVVATSKSVWSSDLAVLGYLAAGTVVVHLLTGGRYGFHRDELATLDDARHLAWGYVAYPPVTPFFARLSLVVFGTSLAGFRVFAALAQALAVLLTGLMARELGGRRGAQLVAAVAATPFCLGAGALMQYVSFDYLCWVLVAYFVLRLLRSDDPRWWLAIGSAIGLGMMSKYTMVFLVAGLVVGVVITDARRYLTSKWLWCGVALSLLIFLPNLIWQAQHHFISLEFLRHIHARDVRIGRTKNFLPRQLELTMFGFPLAMAGIYYYLLSKLGKRFRVLGWMYLVPLILFVIAKGRWYYLGAGYPMLYAAGSVWGEQWLESLRPGWARAIRAVAWTLLVADVLVVAATALPIAPIQSGWWKLAVRIQGDLREEIGWRELVETAAKIRDSLPEEDRTRLGILAGNYGEAGAINLYGPQYGLPTAISGINSFWERGYGDPPPETLIVIGISGRFLDRNFTHCELVGHTWNRYGVRNEETEEHPDIFVCRGLRKSWPEFWKDFRYYG